In Leptospira levettii, the genomic window AATGATATGAGGTTTAAAGGCTGCGAGTTTGAACCGATTGGTATGAATTTTTTTTGCAAAACCAGTTTCTAAAAAATTCACCCGGTTTCGAGATTCAAAGTGAACACCAGTAGCAACTGAAGTGACAAAACTTGGATCATTGATTCCTAAGAATTCGTATCGTCCTGTTTTGATTCCTAATTTCTCTTCCAAATACCCAGTCAGTTTCGGATAGAGACTTGCCCCACCAGATAATAAAATGAGGGTTGGTCTCTCTTGTTCTGGAAGAGAAAAAATACTGTTCTCAACTTCGTGAACCACTTGGTCAAGTTTTGCTAAAATAAATTTTCGTAATGATTTAAATTGGATGGCACTGATGTGAAACTGATTTAAAAATTTTGTTTCTTCGGACTTATCCATAGAATCAAATAAAAATCCAACGGGAAGTGATTCTTTGATGAGTCTTGCTTCATCCAAATCAACTTTGAGAATACTTGCAAACTCTGCTGTAATTTCTTCACCGCCAATATAAATTTGGCGTGTGTGCCTTAATTTCCCTTCATGTAAGACGTTTAAGATACAATATCGTCCACCCAAATCTAATTGTAAGATTGATTTTTCAGCAACTAACAGGGGATAATTTTTAGTAATCAGTGCAGAAAGAACAAAAGAATCTAAAGATAGACAACTTAAGGTCAAATCACCTTTGGCAAATGGTTTTAGAGCACGGAATAATTCGGAATGGTGTACATTGAAAGTGATTACATCGGAATTATCTTTTCCTGTTCTCCAAGTTTTACCAATAACCTCTAGTTCTTCCATAGGGTAAGGGACTAAATTTTCCACTTCAAATGGCAAAACTTCTTGGATGGCTTTTTCAGAAACCAATGGAACTGTAAGGTCCCGTACAAATAAATTATGGATCCCTAAATTGATTAAAAAACGATTTTCCTCTGGAAAAAAACTTTGGATAAATCGAATGATATTGTATTCGAATGGGTCCCCTTCATTTTCATCTAGTTCCACAACGGGTAAACTTTCAGTACGAAGGATCACTACTTTGCCTAAAACTTTTTTGAATAAAACACCTTTTAGGAAGGTAGAGCCGTAATCGATTGCAAGGTATTGGTCAAATGATAACATAATTAATCTTCAGTATAGTATAACATCTGGTTGTTGGTAAGATCAAATAATCCCGTTACCTTACGAACCACTTTATCCTTTATAATCCCAACCCCTGTAATTTTGTAAACTTCACCCTTCGTTTTGATCCGGCCACCAGATACGTCGGTTCCTTCCCCTGCAAGTTCCTTATACAAAGTGAGGTCCCCTGTGGTTTTTACTTGGAACTCAGGTTCTGTCTCCAGATCTTTCAATTCTTTAATATAGCCTCCTTTCTGCAACTTGAGTTTCAAAATTTTCATGGCCGCCTGTTTGGTCATAAAATCAGAAAGGGAAATAAGCACAAAATAAGGAGCCGTATTGATATTAATCCGGTCATCATACGAATCTCCCGCAGGTAGGTATGCAGTGATATTATTGGAAAGCACATAGTCTTTATCGGAACGAAGTGCTCTTTCCTCTTCTGTCATAAAGTCTTTGGAATTATTTTTGTCATAATCCTTTGGTTTTAAACTTTCATACACCACGGAGCGGTCGTAGCCCTTCACATTTAAAAGTTCAGAAAGGGAATAAAAAGGAGCATTTTTGATCTTTCTTGGAGGGCTCAAACGACTGTAATAATACTGTTCCGCTCCACCCCCTGTTTCCTGATGGTTTTCATCAATCCAATCGAGAATGGGAAAAATCATCTCTCGTTTCAGACCGAACTGATAGAATAACCGAGTGACCATTTCAATGGTCCTTTGGTTGGGTTGGTCGTCATAAATTTTGACAAGAGAGTTGATGTTAATTTTTCCATCTTCGGGGCTCATTGTGTAATAGATCACACCACCTCCGAGTGGAATGGGGGGAGGATCCATGGCAAGTCCAGATTGGTACAATACTTCTTCTGGGATTTTTTTTAAAGCCCCGACAGCTCCCATAAACCCAGCCTTTGCTAACATATGGGCACGAAATCCATCTGCCTGTGCCCTTGCCACTCGGTATTCTGTGGCAGCATCTTCAAAAAATTTCGAAGCAGTAAACAAAGACGCGGTTCCGATGGCCATTACCAGGAGATAGACCATAAAACCTTTTTTCCAGTGTTTATTTGTAGAGAATGACCGGATGCGCAAGTGATTCATATTTAACAAAAGCACTCCCCACTAATGATATAATTTCAAATCGAATGAGTCTTGGAATTTTTTTGGTTGTACGGGAATTCCAATCATCTACCCATTTGTCTCCACGTTCCGAGAATTTCATTTGGAAACTTTTTACATTCTCAAGCAAAATGTGTTCCACTCCACCTTGTGTCGGAAAGGTATCAACCATTTCGTCTTCTCTACGGATGAGGTAGGACAATCCTTCCATTTTTGGATTGGGCATTTTACGTAAATAAAAGGAAACTTCCCTAACAGATGCTTGGCCCTCTTCTTCCGAATTGGGATTGGAAGTTGCAAACACGATCCGATCGTTCCTTGCTCCCGTTACGCCTTCTTGTTTACCCACAAATAAAATTCGTTTTTGGTTATCGATGAAATAGGTACGAGCAAGTGTTCCTCGGATATTTTCCATTGCATACAAAATATCCTTTCTGTTAGCCCCTTTATTCGAAGCTCCTTTTTTGGAGATTTTATTGGCAGTATAAAAAACTGAAAATATTCCCGTAAAAATAACAGCCATAATCATCACAACAATGGAAATCTCTACGAGAGTGAAACCTCTCCGACTATGACTGGATCGATACAAACGATAGAATTTCCACAAAACATTCATTAGTATTTAGCACTCCTGAATGTTTCAACACTATAGGTTTCCTTTTTATTTCCATCCATGTAAAAGATAGAAACTTTCACTCGGAATACTTTTAATACTCCCCCAGTTTCAAAACTTTTTTTTTGGCCTCGTTTTTTCATGAGGTCACTTAAGCCCACATCTTTATCACCTAACATATCTTTTGGTGCTTTTTTACGAAGTTCTTCGGCATTCGGACCACCCGCAAGTTTGAGTAAATCCATTTCTTCTTCTTTGATTTCCGTTTCAAAGGTATACCCAGGGAAGGCATCGATGGAACCTCGAGATGTATCTGTTTGCATGGTTGTGGAAGAATCGACTTGTGCCATTTTAATTTTCGCCAAATGAACCGCATTGGCAAGTAAGACCGCTTTTTTTTGATACGAAATTCCTTCCGCAATCATTGAATAGGTATAGGTCATCACCATGGCTGCCATCGCCATAGCAATTGTGACTTCAAATAGAGTAAATGCATTACGGGATTGTTTAACGAGGTTGAGTTTTTGCATTGGAATCTACTTGTTCGTCTCGTTCATCTAATCCATAAGACACTTTCTGGATAGGATTTGAATCAGGTTCCGGGAAAAATTCCATTTTATGGATTTTGATTTTTCCACCATATCGATAAATTTGAATTGTACGTTTGATTTCTGTATCGGAACCAATGTATAAAAACAAATCCGTGGTGGTCCCTTGTGGAGTGAAAACAATTCGAATTTTACCTTCGTTTCTTGGTTTACCACCTAAATCGCGTACGCTGACAATTTTAGAATAAAAAGGGAGGGTTGTCTTTTTTAAGATAGGTTCCTCTTCTAACCCACTTTCTTCTCGTTTGAGTAAAAAGAATTGGTATTCTCTTTTTTCAAAATCATAAACAAACAGTACGGATTGGTTTGTGAGTTGGGCTTTGTTATAACCAAATTTAAAGGATTCCTGTAATTTGACTGAAATGTCCTCAGTAGATGGGATGATGAGGTTACGTAAGGACCCTCCCACAATCACCATGAGAAGCCCTAGTATAGAAATGACAACGACGATCTCAATGAGAGTGAGACCGTCGCGGATTTGTCTTTTCCATTTCGGAAATCGTTTTTTATCGGAATGCGGCTGGATAATCATCAGGAGATAGGATATTAAAATCTTTATTTTTTCCATCTCCACCTTCTTTCTTATCTTCACCGAGTGTGAGAATTTGAGGGACAGCACCTTCAAATTTTAACACATACGGTGTTTTCCATGGGTCTTTTAAAACTGCCTTTTCCCGAATGATTGGTTCATAATCATCACCAATCTTGTCATCATCTGGTTTTTCGATTAACGCCTGTAAACCTTGTTCCTCAGAAGGGTATTTATCATAAACTTCCAAATAACGTTCCAATGCAGTTTTTAAAACAGCACTGTCATTTTTCAGTTTTAGTTTTTTTTCCCCTTCACCGCGGTTACCGATACTTGAGTAAAGAATCGCCATAAGGGAACCTAAAATAAGCATCACCACTGTGATCTCAATTAGAGTGAGTCCCTCACGGATCTTTCTGTTTTTTCCTTTCATTTTCATAAACTCTACATCCCCTGGATTTCTTGAGTTAGTTTGTACATTGGCGTCATAATCGCCGCCATAATGGTAAAAATAATTCCACCCATTACAATGATCATCATGGGTTCTAAGGATTGGGTCAAAGATTTTATTGCTGTATCAACCTCAGATTCATAGATTTCTGAGAGTTTATTCATCATTTCAGGAACCTTATCGGAAGCTTCCCCAGCGCTTAGCATCCCGAGAACCATCTGTGGGAGCACTTGCGAACCTTGTAAGGAATCGGATAATTTTCCACCTTCTTTGATTTTGATAATCGCAGCATCAATTTCTTCTTTAAAAACAGTATGCCCAACCACATCCGATACAATATTCAGAGAAACAATTAAGGGAACTCGATTCAGGAGTAAAATAGAAAGGTTTCTTGCAAAATTAGAAACTAAAATTTTACGGAGTAAGGTTCCAATGACTGGTAGTCCCAGTAAAAATTTATCCCAAACTTTTTTACCTTCTTCCGAACTTTTCCATTTCAAAAATCCAAGAAAACTAAACGAGATCAGACCCAAAATAAAATACCAATAATTGGTTAATACATAGGATAAAAAAATCACAGCTCGTGTGAGAAGTGGAAGTTTTGCATCAAAGGATGCAAATAATTGTTCAATTTGGGGAATCACAACAACAAGTAAAAAGATAGATACACCAAGAGAAAGAAGTCCCATAATCATAGGATAAATCATTGCCACTTGCACTTTCGATTTCAATTCAGAAGACTTTTCTTCTAGTTCCGCTAACCGGTGCAAGGTGTTTTCATAATTCCCTGTAGACTCACCGACAGAAATCAAACTCGGATATTGGTCAGGAAACACAGTTTTATGTTTTTTCATCGACTCGGAAAGGCTTGAACCTTCCGTGATATCGGCCCTCATCTCAATTAAAACTTTTTTGAAATAGATATTTTCGACTTGGTCAATGATGGATAATAAACATTTATCAAGAGGAATTCCCGCTCCAATGAGAGTTCCTAGTTGTTTACAAAAAAGTCCAACTTCCTTTCTAGGAATTCGGTACAGCAGTTTGGATAAAAAAGGAAATAATTCTCTTTCTTCTTTTTCTCGATCTTCCTGGATCGAACGGACATACAATCCTTTTGCTTTTAATTTATTTCGTGCTGCTTGTAAATTGACAGCATCGATGATGTTCTTTTCTTCTTTTCCTTTTTTATTAAAGGCAACGTACGTATACAGTGGCATAAAACTTAAGATACCCGAAGGACTTCTTCAGGAGTAGTCACTCCCTCGATGACCTTATACTTTCCGTATTCTTGTAAGGTGGAAAGACCATTTTTGACTGCAAGTTCTTTGATCCGATTGGCATCAGCACCCTGTAAAATTGCACGTTTGATCTCATCATTCATGGTGAGGAGTTCATACAAACCAGTTCGTCCTTTGTATCCAGAATTGAGGCAAGAACTGCAACCTTTACCACGATACAATACACCATTTTTCAGTTCTTTTCTTAGGATGCCAAGTCCCGCCAAATCTTTGTCAGTTGGCCTGTAAGATGTTTTACAATCTTTACAGATCACACGTACTAACCTTTGCGCCATAAAACCAAGTACAGAACTTGTAATCAAATAAGGTTCAATCCCCATATCCACAAGCCTTGTCACAGCAGAAGAAGCATCGTTTGTGTGAAGGGTGGAAAAAACCAAGTGACCTGTAAGGGATGCTTGGATCGCAATCCTTGCAGTTTCTTCATCACGGATCTCCCCCACCATGACAACATCCGGGTCTTGTCGTAAAATCGAACGAAGTCCCGCTGCAAAAGTCAGTCCAATTTTATCATTCATCTGCATTTGGGAAATTCCATCCATTTGGTATTCCACTGGGTCTTCACAAGTGATGATGTTTCGTTCTTCTGTATTGATTTCAGAAAGTGCAGAATAGAGGGTTGTTGATTTTCCAGATCCTGTTGGACCAGTTACCAAAATAATTCCATACGGTTTATAAATGAGTTCTTTAAATTCTTTTAGGATTTGTGGGTTAAAACCCATCGTTTCAATGGAATACTTTTGATCGGTTTTATTCAATATCCTCATTACAATTCGTTCTCCGAATTGGCAAGGGATAATGGACACCCGAACATCCACATCTTTTCCAGCTAACCTAAGTTTGATTCGTCCATCTTGCGGAAGCCTGTTTTCCGCAATGTTTAGGTTCGACATAATTTTAATACGAGTCGAAATACCAGCCAAATAGGATTTTGGTGGATTTAATACTTTTTGTAAAACACCATCCACACGGTATCTGACCACAACAGACTTTTCAAATGGTTCAACGTGGATATCCGATGCCCTTTCCGAAACGGCTTGCGATAAAATCACATTCACCATTTTAATGATAGGTGCTTCATTGGATAAATCTAATGCATCGGATTCAAAGGCATCGGAAAGTTCTCCAAAACTTCCGTCCATCTCATCCATCATCTCTTTTGCTTCTGCAGTTGTTTTATCAAACTGAGAGTGGACGATTCGCATAATTTCGTTTTCTGTAGCAAGAACGAATTGGATTTCGTATCCTTTTAAGAAGGAACGCATATCATCCATGGGATGGAGATCCGTTGGATCACTTGTCGCAACAAAAACCTTTTTCCCTTTTACGAGGAAGGGAACAATTTTCGAACGTTGTACAAGTTTTAGTGGGATTTTGCTAAAAATTTCATCACTAGCAACAAACTCAAGTTTGTCGTAAAACTCCATTTTATGGAGTTTTGCAAGTGCCTTTAAGATATCGGTCTCAGAAGCGAGACCTTTTTTTTGAATGATGTGAGTGATGGGAAGGTTTGTTTTTTCCTGTTGTTTGGAAATATCTTCCAAATCCTTAATGGTAAGGATTCCATCTTCTAAAAGAATCTGACCTAAACTTTTTCTCATCTCAGTTTCTTTTCTCGTTCATCTACCATCCTTTCTTGTTCATTTTTCTTTTGGATGGTCATACGATCCGATTTATCTCGATCATCTAGGATATGCGGAGTTAAAAATACCATCAAATTGGTTTTTCGATTTTGATTGGTAGTGCGGCGAAATAAAGTTCCAAGGAGTGGGATCTCACCCAAAATTGGGATCTTTTGCACTTTTTTCTGTTTGTCATTCGAAAGAAGTCCTCCAATCACAATGGTTTGGATATTGTCCACAACGATGGTTGTTTTGATATCTCGTTTGTTGAAGGTTGGGTTTCCCCCCGTTGCTTCCGAAGAAATCCCCGCTACGTTTTTGATCTCTTGGTACAAATCAAGTGTGATCCGATTGTTTTTATTGATGTGAGGAGTAAATTTGAGTTTAATCCCTGTTGGACGGTATTCAAAGTTTGCCACTGTTACCGCATTGTCTCCACCAAGTCCCGCGTTTCTATTTTGGGTACGAACGGGAACGTCCTGACCCACATTGATCTCTGCTTCTTGGTTGTCTAGGGTCAAAATTTGAGGAGCAGACAATACATTGAAATTTTCATTGGTTGAGTTTGCGTTTAAGATACCAATGATTTGTTGTCCACCACGTCTGATAAAGCCAAGTGAAAATCCTGAAAGTGTGTTTACGTTTGTTGGTCTTCCATTTTTATCAATCACACCCCCTTGCGCCGCAAGACCAGTGTTAAACTGTCCATAGGCAAGTTCTTGGTATCTCCAATCGATACCAAAGTCATTTAGGTCAGTCGAACTGAGTTCGACAATGAGCACCTCAAGTAACACCTGTTTTCTCGGTGTATCTAAAATCTTAATGATCTTTTTGATTTCTTCCCATTCTTGTGGGGTTGCTGTCACAATGAGTGAGTTTGATTCTTTATGGGCAACTGCTTTGATTTTATCTTGTTTGCCAGGCACTCTCTGTGCTTGGGGATTTTGTTGTGGAGGAGGAGTTTGTTTCACTTCTTGCCCCGCTTCCCCAGGTTGGGTTTGCGCGGGAGCAACTGGTGCATCCGGCATATCCAATTTGACAAGGATGGCAGCTAGTTTTTCTGCTTCATTGTATTCCAATGTGTAGATATGAATGTCACCAGCAGACGAAATGGATCCTGGACCATCAGCTCTTACATCCAAATTATCAACTAACTTTAGTAACTTGTTAATGTCAGCAGTTGATCCTGAAAAGATAAGAGTATTTTGGTTTTTAGGAATGATGATATCTGTATCAGGACTTGTCACTCGTTTGAGAATTGGTTCGAGTTCGATCGCATTCGAAAATTCTAAAGGAACAATTTGTGTAATCGTTTTGTTTAAGGCAACTTCCGATTCAGAAACAGGTTCTTTTCCAATTCTGACAATTTGGGATTTGGCAAGTGCATCTTTGATCTTAACGACTTTGATGAGATCATTCTCTTCAATGAGTCCAAAACCTTGTGTTTCTAAAACAGACTTCATAAACCCAAACGCATCTTCAATGCGAACACGTTTTTGAGAGATGATGGTGATTTTTTTACCTTTCACCGCATCATCAATTAAGATGTTCTTTTTGATGATAGCACTCATTCCCATAAGGAAGTCTTTGAGTTCTGTGTCTCGCCAATCTGCAGTGAAACTAGCTGGTTCTTGAGACGTTTTTGCTTTTGGTTTCCCTTTCTCTTGGGAGAAATTGGGTGTCACAATTAAATAAAGGCAAATGCATAGTATAACGAATGGGAGACGATTTCTCATTTTAATTCCGAATGATAAATTCATATGTGATTATTTTGCCTTGTCGTTCTAAATCCACTGTAATTTTCGGAGCCTGTTTGATCGAACCCCAAATTTCCAACATTTTCTCTGTTTCATTGAGTGGCATTCCATTGACTCGTTTGATGATATCACCACCCCGCGCGCCAAGTGAATAAAAGACATGGTCTTTTGCCACCTGATAGATTTTGTAACCCTCGATCTTTCCGTCTACCAAATGAGGGCCAAACCTTGCATTTTTGTAAATGGTGTTTGGGTCCTTTAGCTTACGATTGACATCTTCTCTGGATAGAACTTTTTGAATGGTTTGGCTCGAAGGTCCCAAATTGGAGACAGCTGCCGCATCTTTTGGCCGGATTCTTTCTTTGGCTTGCGCTGGTGTTTCCCCAATATTGACGCGAAGGCTAAGGCCCCCTTTTTTAAGCACTACATAGTGTTGTTCAATGGTTTGGACTTTGTAACCACCTACCATTTCCCCTACACCATATTCTTCAGAATCATTGTTTTGTTTTTCCCTGATGGTAACCCGCGCAAAGGACCAGTGGCCAGACAAAGTACCTGTGACAAGCATCTGGTCATCATCTCCATTGTCTTGGGCGATTTCTGGGTCAAGAGGGCTTCCGTCCGCACCCCGTTTTGTGGCATCGTTCGGATCGAATACTTGTCCACGGATGAGATTCCCAGTGACTATATCTTCATAAGTACTAACAGCAAGGATGACTTCTTGTCTTGTTTGTTTGGGACGGACTTGGCTCCCCACATTCATCCCAGTTTCAGTCGAAAATAAAAGGAGAAGGACAAGTTTTAATAAATACGCAAGGGAAAACGAAAATAACAAAACCACCGGAATCAATGTTAAAAACTGACTCGATTGGATTCTTTGAAGGATTAAATTCATGCTCCCCACAAATCGGAGAAAAACTCCGATTACATTCCGGCTACTTCAGATTTGGGAAGTTTTGTGACATGTTTTTCTGTCATGCCAAGAGCTGATTCAGGATTCATAATTTTCCCGTTTCGGAACACTTCAAAATGCAAATGCGCCCCAGTTGCAGTCCCTGTCCTACCGACAAGTGCTACTACCCGGCCCATCTTCACCGTTTCCCCAACCTCAACTAAAATCTGAGAACAATGGGCGTAAACTGTTTTATACCCATTTTTGTGTTGGATGGTGACAGAATTTCCATACCCACCATTTCGACCCGTAAATACAACTTCACCATCTGCAGCCGAAAGGACAGGTGCCCCCACTTTTGCTGCTAGGTCTAGACCTGAGTGGTACACTCGGTTGTATTTGTTAAACGGGTCCACACGGCGTCCAAAACGAGATGTGACTCGGCTTTGTGGTACAGGTAAAATGAAAATCTTTTTTAAAACTACTCTGGAAGAGGATGCATTTTTGACTTGGACAGGCACTTCTAACACTTGGCCTACCTTCAATTGGTCATTCGTTAGGGAATTTGCTTTTTTAAGTTTCGCAACATCGATGGAAAAGGAACGGGCAATTTTGGAAAGATTGTCCTTTTTTTGGACCGTGTATTTTTTCACAACAATCCCAGATTCATGAACCACTGTGTTACTGACAACTGGGGATACATCGATATATTTCGGGAGGTCTAGTGAGGCAAGTTCCACTTCTTCCTCTTCTGATGTTTGGTTCACACCGACCGAGAATAATTTGTGAACTTCTGATTCTTGGGATTGGTTACTAAAAAGGCGAAATACCGTTCCATCACCAGAAGGAAGGCTATCATTGATTTCTTGGTGGATTTTTTGGAATGGATTGGCAGAAACACCTGTCCCACCCACAAACAACAAAACGAATGTTACCAACCGAAGAACCTTCACAGATATCCTATCGGGAACTAAACCGAAGATTCTTGAATGAGAAAGAAAGAAAGCTGGAAAATCAAAATAATCGAACAATGAGAGCATCCCAAACCTTTATTTCTTTGTTTTTTTGGCGTTTTGTTCCATGAGTGTGAATTTTTGGTTCACCCACTCTTCCACGTCCGCCAAGTCATATTCTCTTTTTTTCACATCATCATTGATGATATAGTCTGCAAGTTTTCCCACCGAAGACTCACGTGATTCTTGGATTGGGTATACTTTCAATTTTAAAAGAGAGGGAGTTGATTCGATGTAGATCTTAACTAGGGTACCTTTTTTCCAAACTTCCGTTTGGGAAAATTTGATATCATCACGCAGTGCGTATGTTTTCCCATCATAGAATTCATTGATCTCCCTTAACTTTTCTTTTTTGATCAGCCGTTGTGAACACTGGCTGAACACAAGGACAAGAACGAGGGGAAATACACGAATGATACTACAAACCAAAGCAAACTCTCAGGAAAAGTCACCATGATGCCTTAATTATGAAAAGTCTTTTTTATTTTTTGGACCAAAAGCGATTCATTCTACCTCTTTTCAATGTGGGACCCAAACGTGCAGAAGTTGGAAGTTTGTTATACGAATGGAATGGTACAAAAGAGATCCAAGTGGAGGTTGGGATTCGGAGGGGTTTCCCCCATTTTCAAATTTTGGGCAATGTCACTCAGGAAACAAAGGAGGCCAGAGACCGCATCCGTTTGGCAATAGAGGCCTCATCCTATGATTTTCCCATCGAAACCATCATCATTAATGTAAAACCCACACACATCCAAAAGAAGAAGGTCTGTTTGGATTTGGCAGTGGCAGTTGGAATATTACAAGCAACAGACCAAATCCAGATTCCAGACCCCAACATCCTCTATTTGGGAAACTTGGGCCTTGACGGTAGCCTTGTGGGAGGAAAAGAACTCCTCCCCTTCCTTTGGCAACGCGAAAGAGAAGAAAATAAAATCCTCTGTGTTCCGACGAGTTTGCGTTTCTTTCCCTTGCCAGAAGGTGAATATTATTTCCTTTCCCACTTACAAGGATTAGAATCCATCGGAAAACAAAAACCAGAAATTCGAAACCAAACATTCGAAACGAATGAGTCCCTTTTTTGGGAGGAAGTTCTCTTAAATCCCTATCAAATGAAAGTTTTCCAGGGATTGTTATATGCCATACTCGGTAACCACCATAGCATTTTACTAGGAAGTCCTGGTGCCGGGAAAACCATGTTACACCGGTTACTCGAACCCCTCCTCCCACCACGAAACCCTTCAATTTCCAAGTTGATTGGAAATTGGACTACAAAAGGTGACTTTGAGATCCCCACAAACAAACCTCCCTTTCGTTCGCCTCATCATTCTACCACTGAAGTGGGTTTAATTGGTGGTGGCCTTCCTTACCAACCTGGCGAAATCACAAAAGCAGAAGGAGGGATTTTGTTTTTAGATGAAGCACTCGAATTTAAGGATCGAATCTTAGAGAGTTTACGAATGCCAATGGAAGATTCTTATCTAGAAATCACAAGGATGAATGAAGTCACAAAAATCAAAACAGATTTCACGCTTTTACTTTCTTCGAATCCTTGCCCATGTGGAAATTACCAAAGCCAAAACCACTGCCATTGTTCCTTACAAAAAATTCGTTTGTACCTTCAAAAAATAAGTGGAGCATTTATTGATCGTATCACCGTATTCCAAACTTTATTTGAAACTTCAGAGGATCGGAATATACGATTGGAAGAAATTCGATTAAAACAGATTGTAAAAGAAAGATTTCGATTTCGAAAGGAAAAAACAATTCCTACCGGAGAACCACTCTCTATCTTGAAACAATTGGAAATGGGTAAAGATACAAAACATTTATCCCTACGAAAGAAAAAACAAATTGTTTCTCTCGCAAGGACGATTGCAGATTGGAACCTCTCCCCTAGAACAAAGGAAGTACATATTCAAGAGGCTTTGGATTATACTTTGGGATACCAGTGGATTTATAGCCTAGGTTGATTATTTGGAAATAAAATGTGATATTTCCATTGCAATCTTATTGATCGCATAATCCATATAGGCAGGATCATCGATTTTTTTCTTATAGGTATCAAATTTTTTTTGGATGGTAGATGCCATTCCCCTCTTGCGAAGGAGTACAGGATCAGGTCCAAATTCATCGGTTTCTGCTAAATTCCCAAATACACTAAATTGACTCATGTGGTTACTTCCTTGTAACAATCAAACTCTCATCCTTGAGAGCGTTTCCCTTGTGGGATACAAAACCAATCGGTTCGGTACAAAATTCCCTTGATGAAGTATTTAGAAGATTGACGAATAAAAACGCACTTCCTTTTTTTCGGTGATATGGAGCAAATTAAAGCTAG contains:
- a CDS encoding peptidoglycan DD-metalloendopeptidase family protein, with product MKVLRLVTFVLLFVGGTGVSANPFQKIHQEINDSLPSGDGTVFRLFSNQSQESEVHKLFSVGVNQTSEEEEVELASLDLPKYIDVSPVVSNTVVHESGIVVKKYTVQKKDNLSKIARSFSIDVAKLKKANSLTNDQLKVGQVLEVPVQVKNASSSRVVLKKIFILPVPQSRVTSRFGRRVDPFNKYNRVYHSGLDLAAKVGAPVLSAADGEVVFTGRNGGYGNSVTIQHKNGYKTVYAHCSQILVEVGETVKMGRVVALVGRTGTATGAHLHFEVFRNGKIMNPESALGMTEKHVTKLPKSEVAGM
- the gspE gene encoding type II secretion system ATPase GspE encodes the protein MRKSLGQILLEDGILTIKDLEDISKQQEKTNLPITHIIQKKGLASETDILKALAKLHKMEFYDKLEFVASDEIFSKIPLKLVQRSKIVPFLVKGKKVFVATSDPTDLHPMDDMRSFLKGYEIQFVLATENEIMRIVHSQFDKTTAEAKEMMDEMDGSFGELSDAFESDALDLSNEAPIIKMVNVILSQAVSERASDIHVEPFEKSVVVRYRVDGVLQKVLNPPKSYLAGISTRIKIMSNLNIAENRLPQDGRIKLRLAGKDVDVRVSIIPCQFGERIVMRILNKTDQKYSIETMGFNPQILKEFKELIYKPYGIILVTGPTGSGKSTTLYSALSEINTEERNIITCEDPVEYQMDGISQMQMNDKIGLTFAAGLRSILRQDPDVVMVGEIRDEETARIAIQASLTGHLVFSTLHTNDASSAVTRLVDMGIEPYLITSSVLGFMAQRLVRVICKDCKTSYRPTDKDLAGLGILRKELKNGVLYRGKGCSSCLNSGYKGRTGLYELLTMNDEIKRAILQGADANRIKELAVKNGLSTLQEYGKYKVIEGVTTPEEVLRVS
- a CDS encoding general secretion pathway protein GspC yields the protein MNLILQRIQSSQFLTLIPVVLLFSFSLAYLLKLVLLLLFSTETGMNVGSQVRPKQTRQEVILAVSTYEDIVTGNLIRGQVFDPNDATKRGADGSPLDPEIAQDNGDDDQMLVTGTLSGHWSFARVTIREKQNNDSEEYGVGEMVGGYKVQTIEQHYVVLKKGGLSLRVNIGETPAQAKERIRPKDAAAVSNLGPSSQTIQKVLSREDVNRKLKDPNTIYKNARFGPHLVDGKIEGYKIYQVAKDHVFYSLGARGGDIIKRVNGMPLNETEKMLEIWGSIKQAPKITVDLERQGKIITYEFIIRN
- a CDS encoding type II secretion system-associated lipoprotein, encoding MVCSIIRVFPLVLVLVFSQCSQRLIKKEKLREINEFYDGKTYALRDDIKFSQTEVWKKGTLVKIYIESTPSLLKLKVYPIQESRESSVGKLADYIINDDVKKREYDLADVEEWVNQKFTLMEQNAKKTKK
- a CDS encoding ATP-binding protein is translated as MKSLFYFLDQKRFILPLFNVGPKRAEVGSLLYEWNGTKEIQVEVGIRRGFPHFQILGNVTQETKEARDRIRLAIEASSYDFPIETIIINVKPTHIQKKKVCLDLAVAVGILQATDQIQIPDPNILYLGNLGLDGSLVGGKELLPFLWQREREENKILCVPTSLRFFPLPEGEYYFLSHLQGLESIGKQKPEIRNQTFETNESLFWEEVLLNPYQMKVFQGLLYAILGNHHSILLGSPGAGKTMLHRLLEPLLPPRNPSISKLIGNWTTKGDFEIPTNKPPFRSPHHSTTEVGLIGGGLPYQPGEITKAEGGILFLDEALEFKDRILESLRMPMEDSYLEITRMNEVTKIKTDFTLLLSSNPCPCGNYQSQNHCHCSLQKIRLYLQKISGAFIDRITVFQTLFETSEDRNIRLEEIRLKQIVKERFRFRKEKTIPTGEPLSILKQLEMGKDTKHLSLRKKKQIVSLARTIADWNLSPRTKEVHIQEALDYTLGYQWIYSLG
- the gspD gene encoding type II secretion system secretin GspD, giving the protein MRNRLPFVILCICLYLIVTPNFSQEKGKPKAKTSQEPASFTADWRDTELKDFLMGMSAIIKKNILIDDAVKGKKITIISQKRVRIEDAFGFMKSVLETQGFGLIEENDLIKVVKIKDALAKSQIVRIGKEPVSESEVALNKTITQIVPLEFSNAIELEPILKRVTSPDTDIIIPKNQNTLIFSGSTADINKLLKLVDNLDVRADGPGSISSAGDIHIYTLEYNEAEKLAAILVKLDMPDAPVAPAQTQPGEAGQEVKQTPPPQQNPQAQRVPGKQDKIKAVAHKESNSLIVTATPQEWEEIKKIIKILDTPRKQVLLEVLIVELSSTDLNDFGIDWRYQELAYGQFNTGLAAQGGVIDKNGRPTNVNTLSGFSLGFIRRGGQQIIGILNANSTNENFNVLSAPQILTLDNQEAEINVGQDVPVRTQNRNAGLGGDNAVTVANFEYRPTGIKLKFTPHINKNNRITLDLYQEIKNVAGISSEATGGNPTFNKRDIKTTIVVDNIQTIVIGGLLSNDKQKKVQKIPILGEIPLLGTLFRRTTNQNRKTNLMVFLTPHILDDRDKSDRMTIQKKNEQERMVDEREKKLR